The following coding sequences lie in one Hymenobacter sp. J193 genomic window:
- a CDS encoding DUF5712 family protein has protein sequence MAAGQAQTGEKKSGLQTHIHVIVSARDRSQKISLNPAGRRQRFDLMNWQTQAGKQFEKQFTYTAQEHEKVKVKQRDASRDASRAAKIGERVGVLNKQVPKAQQLDPARVQKIAQGREYDKTFYRSLATVERRAKAGEPIDNAYHLLTTGREQPQQQQAATSALRALQQAVRSGRGRDEQTESIGEKRGRTAGELDIEM, from the coding sequence GTGGCCGCCGGCCAAGCTCAGACGGGCGAGAAGAAGTCTGGTCTGCAAACGCATATTCACGTCATCGTGAGTGCCCGCGACCGGAGCCAGAAGATAAGCCTCAACCCCGCCGGCCGCCGGCAGCGGTTCGACTTAATGAACTGGCAGACCCAGGCGGGCAAGCAGTTCGAGAAGCAGTTTACCTACACCGCACAGGAGCACGAAAAGGTGAAGGTCAAGCAGCGGGATGCTAGCCGCGATGCCAGCCGTGCCGCCAAGATTGGAGAGCGGGTAGGGGTACTGAACAAGCAGGTGCCGAAGGCGCAGCAGCTTGACCCAGCGCGGGTGCAGAAGATAGCCCAGGGCCGCGAGTACGATAAGACCTTTTACCGTTCACTGGCCACCGTCGAACGCCGGGCGAAGGCGGGGGAGCCCATTGATAACGCGTACCACCTGTTGACCACCGGCCGGGAGCAGCCTCAGCAGCAGCAAGCGGCTACCAGTGCCCTCCGCGCCTTGCAACAGGCCGTCCGTTCCGGCCGGGGCCGCGACGAGCAGACCGAGAGCATAGGCGAGAAGCGAGGCCGCACAGCCGGGGAGCTTGATATTGAAATGTAG
- a CDS encoding DUF5712 family protein, whose translation MYVKLINPATHGKAAYNNSGSSAQTLNYLKQEAAKDGQTATFFGADRDGIEAAELMQEIDTNVKGLRADDAKFYSLVISPSADELEHIGNDEQKLKAYTRAVMEQYAGNFNLKEGRQLRSEDLVWGPPSTKTEATVALTPRWPPAKLRRARRSLVCKRIFTSS comes from the coding sequence ATGTACGTTAAGCTAATCAACCCCGCGACGCACGGTAAAGCCGCTTACAATAACAGCGGCAGCAGCGCGCAGACGCTCAATTATCTGAAGCAGGAAGCGGCTAAAGATGGGCAGACAGCAACGTTTTTCGGGGCTGACCGCGACGGGATTGAAGCGGCAGAACTGATGCAGGAAATCGACACTAACGTGAAAGGATTGCGGGCGGATGATGCCAAGTTTTACTCGTTGGTGATTAGCCCCAGCGCCGACGAGTTGGAGCATATCGGTAATGACGAACAGAAGCTGAAAGCCTACACGCGGGCAGTGATGGAGCAGTACGCCGGCAACTTTAACCTAAAGGAAGGACGGCAGCTGCGCAGTGAGGATTTGGTTTGGGGGCCACCATCCACCAAGACAGAAGCTACCGTGGCACTGACCCCGAGGTGGCCGCCGGCCAAGCTCAGACGGGCGAGAAGAAGTCTGGTCTGCAAACGCATATTCACGTCATCGTGA
- a CDS encoding BfmA/BtgA family mobilization protein, producing the protein MAKEQKPQIRVNASSHGAATKAATRLKMSLGEYTEAALDYFTSRQLNPADDVAREGQLIMQQVKKLGDRVFSYMQEEERSLLLPMLEEMLRSRITLERVLRMNEILVNNLNGQLSLLSEGQLAAHRETLKKLRQQNDEAVERQLKEALTGTQPVGSGKRVGEGQSGKKDTELSS; encoded by the coding sequence ATGGCCAAAGAGCAGAAGCCGCAGATTCGGGTAAATGCAAGCAGCCACGGGGCCGCCACGAAAGCTGCCACCCGGCTGAAAATGAGTCTTGGTGAATACACCGAGGCAGCGTTGGACTACTTCACAAGCCGGCAACTCAACCCAGCGGACGATGTGGCCCGCGAGGGCCAGCTAATAATGCAGCAGGTGAAGAAGCTGGGCGACCGGGTTTTCAGCTATATGCAGGAGGAGGAGCGCAGCTTACTGCTCCCGATGCTGGAAGAAATGCTTCGGTCCCGTATCACGCTGGAGCGGGTTTTACGGATGAATGAAATCCTGGTCAACAACCTGAATGGCCAGTTGAGCCTACTCAGTGAAGGCCAGTTGGCGGCACACCGGGAGACGCTGAAGAAGCTACGGCAGCAGAATGACGAGGCCGTAGAGCGGCAGCTAAAAGAGGCGCTAACCGGTACTCAGCCCGTTGGTTCAGGAAAGAGAGTAGGGGAGGGGCAGTCGGGGAAAAAAGATACCGAACTGAGCAGCTAA
- a CDS encoding zeta toxin family protein, which produces MSEARPVEQQPVLYVFAGPNGAGKSTLFNAMAARSPSVEQVNGDVLKQQNPQLSGFDVEAMTAQRIKELRDSRVSFSVESNLAQTNDYKLIHGAKAAGYRIELVYVSLESVRECQDRVLSRVAKGGHDVPPAIIEQRYHQSLSLLKQNYKEFDRIELIDNTSRPFQPGALIEKGLIAPLQSLPPEWVKGVVTHVQRMERVNQLLAQSAADMQQATIRVTEAARAPGARGQAEAVQAAVRMSGAQVSDVQPAAASEQGQRVSYLNVQYSLKSPDLERISTTLDAVHRQSGSEVMESAKDQQCRQVPGQAREAGQSQATERGQDQQER; this is translated from the coding sequence GTGAGCGAAGCGCGGCCGGTGGAGCAGCAACCAGTACTCTATGTGTTCGCCGGCCCAAACGGCGCGGGTAAAAGCACCTTATTCAACGCAATGGCGGCTCGTAGTCCATCGGTGGAACAGGTGAACGGCGACGTACTGAAACAGCAGAACCCCCAGCTCAGCGGCTTTGACGTGGAGGCGATGACCGCCCAGCGCATCAAGGAACTACGTGACAGCAGGGTTTCTTTCTCGGTTGAGAGCAACTTGGCCCAGACCAATGACTACAAGCTGATTCATGGCGCGAAAGCAGCCGGCTACCGCATTGAGTTGGTGTACGTCAGCTTGGAGTCCGTGCGCGAGTGCCAGGACCGGGTACTGAGCCGCGTGGCCAAGGGCGGGCACGACGTGCCCCCGGCCATCATCGAGCAGCGGTACCACCAGTCCCTTTCCCTGCTAAAGCAGAACTATAAGGAATTTGACCGCATCGAGCTGATAGACAATACCAGCCGGCCATTTCAGCCGGGTGCGCTCATCGAAAAGGGCCTGATAGCTCCTTTGCAGTCACTGCCGCCGGAGTGGGTGAAGGGTGTCGTGACCCACGTCCAACGGATGGAGCGGGTTAACCAGTTGTTAGCTCAATCGGCAGCGGACATGCAGCAGGCAACTATCCGGGTTACGGAAGCAGCGCGGGCGCCAGGTGCCCGCGGCCAGGCCGAGGCGGTACAAGCGGCCGTTCGCATGAGTGGGGCACAGGTAAGCGACGTGCAGCCCGCCGCGGCATCAGAGCAGGGCCAGCGGGTTAGCTACCTGAACGTGCAGTACAGCTTGAAAAGCCCGGACTTGGAGCGAATCAGCACTACGCTTGACGCGGTGCACCGGCAGTCTGGTAGTGAAGTGATGGAAAGCGCTAAAGACCAGCAGTGCCGCCAGGTCCCAGGCCAGGCGCGGGAGGCCGGGCAGAGCCAAGCAACTGAGCGTGGCCAGGACCAGCAGGAGCGCTGA
- a CDS encoding DUF1905 domain-containing protein has translation MSYIVRDQELVLQHWPGKGAWTYHLIIPNSRDIPGTWGHIKVSGTIDDYTVESRNLAPRKNQDKMLSVNAAIRQHLGKQAGDTVRVTLYREPNPVLVREAAVLACLDDAGVLTSFNARNAKDRRALLHEVFSQPDATRQEKKILALIAMLGLQSTTG, from the coding sequence ATGAGCTACATCGTGAGAGACCAAGAGTTAGTGCTTCAGCACTGGCCGGGTAAAGGAGCCTGGACTTATCACCTTATCATCCCGAACTCGCGTGATATTCCCGGTACGTGGGGTCACATCAAGGTGTCGGGCACAATAGATGACTACACGGTTGAATCACGGAATTTGGCCCCGCGCAAAAATCAAGACAAAATGCTCTCTGTGAATGCTGCCATCCGCCAGCATTTGGGCAAGCAAGCTGGCGACACGGTGCGCGTCACGCTCTATCGCGAGCCTAACCCAGTATTGGTCCGCGAAGCCGCGGTACTAGCTTGCTTAGACGACGCCGGCGTGTTGACGTCATTTAACGCTCGGAACGCCAAAGACCGACGAGCTTTATTGCACGAGGTGTTTTCTCAGCCGGACGCCACGCGACAGGAAAAGAAAATCCTGGCCCTGATTGCTATGCTTGGCTTGCAGAGTACCACTGGGTGA
- a CDS encoding replication initiation protein, giving the protein MLELDLQYEPEALARVKQHWAATFAHQRRISVYGKRIMARVMEQIKEDDLQLRDYYQLRVSSVVEGTDIDTDTAYSFLKKAIYELAHVTWEFESLDGSEWYIRHLLDTTKERRVGFKDGIITIILNPQLAPYFVQIAGQYSTYKLDGYMGLHSWYSMRFFEILSAFRDTGWWEVSLEEYRLLMDCGQELDKYGSPKKDRKGNPVMKHADTNELIKKTVLGAQKELERTPCAFVYNPILEANRAGRGRKKIVGLRFELLHKQSTVIPASWLADEILRPVIDRLREFKVTERNIALYLKVMEVVEARKLLREWQLKENSQKKIDDKQKYCNAVFVRVGKQISEEKKKDALLARQVVQAALGFDKK; this is encoded by the coding sequence ATGCTGGAACTAGACCTTCAGTATGAGCCCGAAGCGCTGGCGCGGGTCAAGCAGCATTGGGCAGCCACCTTCGCCCACCAGCGCAGAATTTCCGTGTACGGCAAGCGCATTATGGCGCGGGTGATGGAACAAATCAAGGAAGATGACTTGCAGCTGCGCGACTACTATCAGCTGCGGGTTTCCTCCGTGGTTGAGGGCACTGACATTGATACCGACACGGCTTATTCTTTCCTGAAAAAAGCTATCTACGAACTGGCCCACGTCACCTGGGAGTTCGAGAGCCTGGACGGGAGCGAGTGGTACATCCGCCACCTGCTGGATACGACCAAGGAACGGCGCGTAGGCTTCAAGGATGGCATTATTACCATCATTCTGAACCCGCAGCTAGCGCCTTACTTCGTTCAGATTGCCGGTCAGTATTCGACCTACAAGCTGGATGGCTACATGGGTCTGCACAGCTGGTACAGCATGCGGTTCTTTGAGATATTATCCGCGTTTCGGGATACCGGCTGGTGGGAAGTGTCGCTGGAGGAATACCGTCTGCTCATGGACTGCGGCCAAGAGCTGGACAAGTACGGCTCCCCCAAAAAGGACCGGAAAGGCAACCCGGTCATGAAGCACGCCGACACCAACGAATTGATTAAAAAAACGGTGCTGGGGGCACAAAAGGAGTTGGAAAGAACGCCCTGCGCCTTCGTCTACAATCCTATCCTGGAGGCTAACCGGGCCGGTAGGGGACGGAAGAAGATAGTGGGCCTGCGCTTCGAGCTGCTGCACAAGCAGTCTACTGTTATCCCGGCCTCGTGGCTGGCCGACGAAATACTACGCCCGGTTATCGACCGGCTGCGGGAGTTCAAAGTTACTGAACGTAACATTGCACTTTACCTAAAAGTGATGGAGGTAGTCGAAGCCCGCAAGCTATTGCGGGAGTGGCAGCTCAAAGAGAACAGCCAGAAGAAGATTGACGACAAGCAGAAGTATTGCAACGCCGTTTTCGTGCGGGTCGGCAAGCAAATCAGCGAGGAGAAGAAGAAAGATGCTCTACTGGCCCGGCAGGTGGTGCAAGCCGCACTGGGGTTTGATAAAAAGTAG
- a CDS encoding DUF6122 family protein produces MQCHPLGGSAQPPRLRLPKLSSAQTLVHYGLHFVFPVVLALVFFPLMWQTAYLVMLATMAIDLDHLLAKPIFDPLRCSVGYHPLHSFYAIPAYVLLLLLPATQIVAVGLLFHLFTDTVDCLWNFSHCQECYVNSRIYALRNWVRKLWGPEVVE; encoded by the coding sequence GTGCAATGCCACCCACTTGGTGGCTCCGCACAGCCCCCGCGACTACGCCTCCCCAAGCTATCCAGCGCCCAAACGCTGGTGCATTACGGCCTGCACTTCGTTTTTCCGGTCGTGTTGGCGCTGGTGTTTTTTCCTCTGATGTGGCAAACCGCCTACCTAGTTATGCTGGCCACGATGGCCATTGACCTGGACCACCTGCTGGCCAAACCCATTTTCGACCCGCTGCGCTGCAGTGTTGGGTATCACCCGCTGCACTCCTTCTACGCCATACCGGCATACGTGCTGTTGCTCCTGCTGCCGGCGACGCAGATTGTAGCCGTAGGTCTGCTGTTCCACCTATTCACGGATACGGTGGATTGCTTGTGGAACTTCAGCCACTGCCAGGAGTGCTACGTCAACTCCCGTATTTATGCCTTGCGCAACTGGGTGCGGAAGCTATGGGGCCCTGAGGTGGTCGAGTAA
- a CDS encoding DUF305 domain-containing protein — translation MHRLRLHLLLLVLLGLFAASCSKGHDMDDMKHDSAYMKIMMDMMTQMDAQAKTQDPDHDYATQMVLHHDAAIKMSEEELRTGSNQEMKTIAQDIITKQRAEIGQFNAFTSGHQPMQPLVPQFNTVQKTNMDKMMTASDARTMTARPDYDFAQLMVDHHQAAIDNSEALLQYGRNTTTRALAQAIIADQRQEIASLQSWLTRNR, via the coding sequence ATGCACCGTCTCCGTTTACACTTGCTACTGCTGGTTCTGTTAGGGCTTTTCGCAGCTTCCTGCTCCAAAGGCCACGACATGGACGACATGAAGCACGATAGCGCCTACATGAAAATCATGATGGATATGATGACGCAGATGGACGCGCAGGCCAAAACCCAGGACCCCGACCACGACTACGCCACCCAGATGGTGCTGCACCACGACGCGGCCATCAAGATGAGCGAGGAAGAGTTGCGCACCGGCAGCAACCAGGAAATGAAGACCATTGCCCAGGACATCATCACCAAGCAGCGGGCCGAAATCGGGCAGTTCAACGCCTTCACGAGCGGCCACCAGCCCATGCAGCCCCTGGTGCCGCAGTTCAACACCGTGCAGAAAACCAACATGGACAAGATGATGACCGCCAGCGACGCCCGCACGATGACGGCCCGGCCGGATTATGACTTTGCCCAACTTATGGTGGACCACCACCAGGCGGCCATCGACAACTCGGAGGCCCTGCTGCAATACGGCCGCAACACCACCACCCGCGCCCTGGCCCAGGCCATCATCGCCGACCAGCGCCAGGAAATAGCCTCCTTGCAGAGCTGGCTGACGCGTAACCGCTAG
- a CDS encoding AraC family transcriptional regulator gives MNPELRAGFTLPAPGTHRLLIKNMVCPQCIRVVKEDLTALGLQVHRVVLGEADVSAPAGAMPDLEAVRRSLLDAGFALLEDPRAQLVEHIKTLLVTLIHYPVPGPRLLNYSDYLVEHLGRDYHYLSHLFSSEEGLTIEKFIIRQKVERAKELIGYGELSMAQVAEQLGYSSPAHLSRQFRQVTGLTPTEFQRLGPASHARRSLDALL, from the coding sequence ATGAACCCTGAACTCCGCGCCGGCTTTACGCTGCCCGCTCCCGGTACGCACCGGCTGCTGATTAAGAACATGGTGTGCCCCCAGTGCATCCGGGTGGTGAAAGAAGACCTGACGGCCCTGGGCCTGCAGGTGCACCGCGTGGTGCTGGGTGAGGCCGATGTATCGGCTCCGGCTGGCGCGATGCCAGACTTGGAGGCCGTGCGCCGCAGCCTGCTCGATGCGGGCTTCGCCCTGCTCGAAGACCCCCGGGCGCAGTTGGTGGAACATATAAAGACGCTGCTGGTGACGCTCATTCACTACCCGGTACCGGGCCCGCGCCTGCTGAACTACTCGGATTATCTGGTGGAGCACCTGGGGCGCGACTACCACTATCTGTCGCACCTGTTTTCTTCCGAGGAAGGGCTGACCATCGAGAAGTTCATTATCCGTCAGAAGGTGGAGCGGGCTAAGGAACTCATTGGCTACGGCGAACTGAGCATGGCCCAGGTGGCCGAGCAACTGGGCTACAGCTCCCCGGCCCACCTCTCGCGGCAGTTCCGGCAGGTGACGGGCCTCACCCCTACCGAGTTTCAGCGGCTGGGGCCCGCCAGCCACGCCCGGCGCAGCCTCGACGCGCTGCTGTAG
- a CDS encoding cupredoxin domain-containing protein produces the protein MQEVDITVKGGYSPDVIEVERGKPVQLSFYRDEENSCSEELLMPDFSIRRDLPAFKTTLVELLPQQAGTFTFTCGMGMLRGSLVVK, from the coding sequence GTGCAGGAGGTAGACATCACCGTGAAGGGCGGCTACTCGCCCGACGTGATTGAGGTGGAGCGCGGCAAGCCCGTGCAGTTGAGCTTTTACCGCGACGAGGAGAACAGCTGTTCCGAGGAACTGCTCATGCCCGATTTCAGCATTCGCCGCGACCTGCCGGCCTTCAAAACGACGCTGGTGGAACTGCTGCCCCAGCAGGCGGGTACCTTCACATTTACCTGTGGCATGGGTATGCTGCGGGGCAGCCTTGTAGTGAAATAA
- a CDS encoding heavy metal translocating P-type ATPase: MEPTTKTETLDIEGMTCASCASFVEKSLTRTPGVQRAVVNFATEKATVDYLPTQASPATLKEAVVQAGYGVTERAPDTSAADRQAEIDQQKALAYVKLKRRFWVATGLAVVIMPLSMLMLWPAMMARVNMQWLNYGLLALTLPVLLYSGREFYTSAWNGFKHRAANMDTLIAVGTGAAFLYSLAATVVPGWFMRRGIMPEVYYDTTATIIALILLGKLLELRAKTQTSAAIKALMGLQAKTARVVRSDGQELDVPIEQVKLEDVVVVRPGEKVATDGLILEGSSAVDEAMLTGESLPVEKKAGDPVFGATLNKTGSFRFRVTKVGADTMLSQIVKLVEDAQGSRAPIQRLADKVSAIFVPTVVVIAILTFVLWFDLAPVEARLPLALVNFVAVLIIACPCALGLATPTAIMVSTGKGAEHGVLIRNAEALEKAHQVNTVLLDKTGTITRGEPAVTDFVPATGQDAGLLLQAVAAVERQSEHPLAEAVVRYADSRQTVMVSASDFQAVEGKGAQAVVNSQPVLIGNFRLLEEAGISLPPAVRQQADELLAQAKTVLYVAVAGQAAGVIGVADTVRETSAAAIKRLQSMGIEVVMMTGDNPQTAAQVAGQVGITRYFAEVLPSGKAGKVKELQAEGRTVAMVGDGINDAPALAQADIGLAMGGGTDVAMEAAGITLMRSDLQGVVTAIELRVRRFAPSSRICFSPLSITPWVFPLRPGCCTPSLESCFRPCWRQERWPSAQYPCSPTRCGCAASPRLKTNVMDTPEIIVTLAGLALCGFVIWYFFFPPARRLARFLLSAGCRR; the protein is encoded by the coding sequence ATGGAACCAACCACCAAAACCGAAACCCTCGATATTGAAGGCATGACCTGCGCCTCGTGCGCGTCCTTCGTCGAGAAGTCCCTGACCCGCACGCCGGGCGTGCAGCGGGCCGTGGTCAACTTCGCCACTGAAAAGGCCACGGTTGACTACCTGCCCACCCAGGCCAGCCCGGCCACGCTGAAAGAGGCCGTTGTGCAGGCCGGCTACGGCGTAACCGAGCGCGCCCCCGACACCAGCGCTGCCGACCGGCAAGCGGAAATCGACCAGCAGAAAGCCCTGGCCTACGTCAAGCTTAAGCGTCGCTTCTGGGTGGCCACGGGGCTGGCCGTCGTCATTATGCCCCTGAGCATGCTCATGCTCTGGCCGGCGATGATGGCCCGCGTAAATATGCAGTGGCTGAACTATGGCCTGCTCGCGCTGACCTTGCCGGTGCTGCTCTACAGTGGGCGCGAGTTCTACACTTCGGCCTGGAACGGCTTCAAGCATCGGGCCGCCAACATGGATACGCTGATTGCCGTGGGCACCGGGGCTGCCTTCCTCTATAGCCTCGCGGCCACGGTGGTGCCGGGCTGGTTTATGCGCCGGGGCATTATGCCCGAGGTGTACTACGACACGACAGCCACCATCATTGCCCTGATTCTGCTGGGCAAACTACTGGAACTGCGGGCCAAAACGCAGACGTCGGCCGCCATCAAGGCCCTGATGGGGCTGCAAGCCAAAACGGCCCGGGTGGTGCGGTCGGACGGTCAGGAGCTGGACGTGCCCATCGAGCAGGTGAAGCTGGAGGATGTGGTAGTCGTGCGGCCAGGTGAAAAGGTGGCCACCGACGGCCTCATCCTGGAGGGCAGCTCCGCCGTGGACGAGGCCATGCTCACCGGCGAAAGCCTGCCGGTGGAGAAGAAAGCCGGCGACCCGGTATTTGGGGCCACGCTCAACAAAACGGGCTCCTTCCGCTTCCGCGTGACCAAAGTAGGGGCTGATACCATGCTCTCACAGATTGTAAAGCTGGTGGAGGATGCCCAGGGCAGCCGTGCTCCCATCCAGCGGCTGGCCGATAAGGTCAGCGCCATCTTCGTGCCCACCGTGGTGGTCATTGCCATCCTAACGTTCGTGCTCTGGTTCGACCTGGCTCCGGTGGAAGCGCGGCTACCGCTGGCGCTGGTCAACTTCGTGGCTGTGCTCATCATTGCCTGCCCTTGTGCTCTGGGGCTGGCTACACCTACGGCCATCATGGTGAGCACCGGCAAAGGCGCCGAGCACGGCGTGCTCATCCGCAACGCCGAGGCGTTGGAGAAAGCCCACCAGGTGAATACTGTGCTGCTCGATAAAACCGGTACCATCACCCGCGGCGAGCCCGCCGTGACAGACTTCGTGCCGGCGACCGGGCAGGATGCAGGTTTGCTACTACAAGCGGTAGCCGCTGTGGAGCGGCAGAGTGAGCATCCATTGGCCGAAGCCGTGGTGCGCTACGCCGACTCCCGGCAAACGGTGATGGTTTCGGCCAGCGACTTCCAGGCCGTGGAAGGAAAAGGTGCGCAGGCCGTGGTAAACAGCCAGCCCGTGCTCATTGGCAACTTCCGTCTACTTGAAGAAGCCGGCATCTCTCTGCCCCCGGCCGTGCGCCAGCAGGCCGACGAACTGTTGGCCCAGGCCAAAACGGTGCTCTACGTGGCCGTAGCCGGCCAGGCGGCGGGCGTAATTGGGGTGGCCGACACCGTGCGCGAAACCTCGGCTGCCGCCATCAAGCGGCTGCAGAGTATGGGCATTGAGGTGGTGATGATGACCGGCGACAACCCCCAGACCGCCGCCCAGGTGGCCGGTCAGGTCGGCATCACGCGCTACTTCGCCGAGGTATTGCCGAGCGGCAAGGCCGGCAAGGTGAAGGAGTTGCAGGCCGAAGGCCGCACGGTAGCGATGGTCGGCGACGGCATCAACGACGCGCCAGCCCTGGCCCAGGCCGATATCGGCTTGGCGATGGGTGGCGGCACCGACGTGGCGATGGAAGCCGCCGGCATCACGCTCATGCGCTCGGATTTGCAGGGCGTGGTGACAGCCATTGAACTCCGCGTCAGACGATTCGCACCATCAAGCAGAATCTGTTTTTCGCCTTTATCTATAACACCCTGGGTATTCCCATTGCGGCCGGGCTGCTGTACCCCTTCTTTGGAATCCTGCTTTCGCCCATGCTGGCGGCAGGAGCGATGGCCCTCAGCTCAGTATCCGTGCTCACCAACTCGCTGCGGCTGCGCAGCTTCTCCCCGGTTAAAAACTAACGTGATGGATACTCCCGAAATCATCGTGACTCTGGCAGGCCTGGCCTTATGCGGCTTTGTTATCTGGTACTTCTTCTTTCCGCCCGCCAGACGGCTAGCGCGGTTTCTACTATCAGCGGGGTGCAGGAGGTAG
- a CDS encoding heavy metal-binding domain-containing protein: protein MHRLPLSLLAVASLLTAASCSSDSASSSATDTITTPTNGPAEGTADHAGGHTYACPMHPEVTSTQDGEKCPKCGMKLEHNDAVSNGKTYEMKLVPTPTQVTAGQPTTLAFTPRETGNESAPVPLAVVHEKKIHLIIVSKDLGQFYHEHPEYTAAGDYKVQYTFPKGGDYVLFQDYTPTGSGHQLGRQPLTVKGTAYAPVKFKNDDMQWEKDGYQATLSFDKDLKVGQLLGMKINISKGGSQ, encoded by the coding sequence ATGCACCGCTTACCCCTTTCCCTGCTGGCCGTTGCCAGCCTGCTCACCGCTGCCAGCTGCTCCTCCGACTCGGCCTCCAGCAGCGCCACCGACACCATTACGACGCCCACCAACGGCCCGGCTGAAGGCACCGCCGACCACGCCGGCGGCCACACCTATGCCTGCCCCATGCACCCCGAGGTGACCAGCACCCAGGACGGCGAGAAGTGCCCCAAATGCGGCATGAAGCTGGAGCACAACGACGCCGTTTCCAATGGCAAGACCTACGAAATGAAGCTCGTGCCCACGCCCACGCAGGTGACGGCCGGACAGCCCACCACGCTGGCTTTCACGCCTCGTGAAACCGGCAACGAATCGGCTCCCGTGCCCTTGGCCGTGGTGCATGAGAAGAAGATTCACCTCATCATTGTGAGCAAGGACCTGGGCCAGTTCTACCACGAACACCCCGAGTACACCGCCGCCGGCGACTACAAAGTGCAGTACACCTTCCCGAAGGGCGGCGACTACGTGCTGTTTCAGGACTATACACCCACCGGCTCGGGCCACCAGCTGGGCCGCCAGCCCCTCACGGTGAAAGGCACCGCCTACGCGCCGGTCAAGTTCAAAAACGACGATATGCAGTGGGAAAAGGATGGATACCAGGCCACGCTTTCCTTCGACAAAGACCTGAAAGTGGGCCAGCTGCTGGGCATGAAAATCAACATCAGCAAAGGGGGCAGCCAGTAA
- a CDS encoding DUF305 domain-containing protein, with protein MKKSAFFLATLCSGSLLVASCNSDKAADSTATTTETTTDAAASGDMAGMDHSAMGHEGAAAAGSSPQLVAMNEMMTKMHAAQPKGNTDHDFAHHMLEHHKGAVVMADIQLRDGKDATMRRMAEQIKADQLKEITALETAATRLDNAPTNYQPNDPADPFTSKMKASMDGMMQNMPKAVADPDMNFNMLMTVHHQSAVDMAKAELAHGKDTKLKEMAQQMIDAQEKEIAGFKAWHQQNADKM; from the coding sequence ATGAAAAAGTCTGCTTTTTTCCTTGCCACCCTCTGCTCGGGCTCCTTGCTGGTGGCCAGCTGCAATAGCGATAAGGCTGCCGATTCGACGGCTACGACCACAGAAACCACTACCGATGCCGCGGCTTCCGGCGATATGGCCGGCATGGACCACTCTGCGATGGGGCACGAGGGCGCGGCTGCGGCCGGCAGCTCGCCGCAGTTGGTAGCCATGAACGAGATGATGACCAAGATGCACGCCGCGCAACCTAAGGGCAACACCGACCACGACTTTGCCCACCACATGTTGGAGCATCACAAGGGCGCGGTAGTAATGGCTGACATCCAGCTGCGCGACGGCAAAGACGCCACCATGCGCCGCATGGCCGAGCAAATCAAAGCCGACCAGCTCAAGGAAATCACCGCGCTGGAAACCGCCGCCACCCGCCTGGATAATGCCCCGACCAACTACCAGCCCAATGACCCGGCAGACCCTTTCACCAGCAAGATGAAGGCTTCGATGGACGGGATGATGCAGAACATGCCCAAGGCAGTAGCCGACCCCGACATGAACTTCAACATGCTGATGACGGTGCACCACCAGAGTGCCGTGGACATGGCCAAAGCCGAACTGGCCCACGGCAAGGACACCAAGCTCAAAGAGATGGCCCAGCAGATGATTGATGCCCAAGAAAAGGAAATCGCCGGCTTCAAGGCCTGGCACCAGCAGAACGCCGACAAGATGTAA